One Eriocheir sinensis breed Jianghai 21 chromosome 32, ASM2467909v1, whole genome shotgun sequence genomic region harbors:
- the LOC127006467 gene encoding hatching enzyme 1.2-like: MLFILFIFIASGGALTWGGGGLGRRGVVAGPNKHPQDNQELPQQQQPPQQQAPWVDLSVAVLPQSPPPPPLPPPPEPYPSFPPYPAPQAPPPPPPEPYPNLPPYPAPQEPPSLAELRRWPSPDIPLVISGLYTPDSRRDIENGLGVIESQTCIRFVTAEGDEEVPRDHVLITPGLGGCNAVPGYNAVPGYVSVVHLHAPDCVTRVGHVLHEIMHVLGFYHEHQRMDRDSHIIVHYDNILQGHEANFKRAFNQTLGLPYDVASVMHYGPKGFCYDCSRPTISALDGELGAERMGQRVNLSVTDIARVNRLYGCEGYYLGFDLPGSMPYDPPPPPTEPLPPLPTSWC; the protein is encoded by the coding sequence atgttatttattttatttatttttattgccaGCGGGGGGGCGTTGACCTGGGGCGGCGGGGGGCTAGGGCGGCGGGGGGTGGTGGCTGGCCCGAACAAGCACCCCCAGGACAACCAGGAActcccccagcagcagcagccccccCAGCAGCAGGCCCCATGGGTAGATCTGAGTGTGGCTGTGTTACCccaatcaccgccaccaccaccccttccaccaccaccagaaccttaCCCCAGTTTCCCGCCATATCCTGCCCCCCAGgcgccccccccaccaccaccagaaccttaCCCCAATCTCCCGCCATATCCAGCCCCCCAGGAGCCCCCCAGTTTAGCCGAATTAAGGCGTTGGCCCTCCCCGGATATCCCCCTGGTGATCAGTGGCCTCTACACCCCAGACAGCAGACGGGACATAGAGAACGGGTTGGGTGTTATCGAATCTCAGACTTGCATTCGGTTCGTCACGGCGGAGGGCGACGAGGAGGTCCCGAGAGATCACGTGCTTATCACCCCGGGTTTGGGCGGATGCAACGCCGTCCCGGGCTACAACGCAGTCCCCGGTTACGTCAGCGTGGTCCACCTACACGCCCCGGACTGCGTGACACGTGTGGGACATGTCCTACACGAGATCATGCATGTTTTGGGATTTTACCACGAGCACCAACGCATGGATCGAGACTCCCACATCATAGTTCACTACGATAACATCCTACAGGGACATGAAGCGAATTTTAAGCGTGCGTTCAACCAGACACTTGGGCTTCCTTACGATGTGGCGTCCGTCATGCACTACGGGCCGAAAGGATTTTGCTATGACTGCTCGAGACCAACGATTTCGGCTCTAGATGGGGAGCTGGGGGCGGAGAGGATGGGACAACGGGTGAACTTGAGTGTTACCGATATAGCGAGGGTGAATCGGTTGTATGGGTGTGAGGGGTACTATCTAGGGTTTGATTTGCCGGGTTCTATGCCTTATGACCCACCGCCTCCCCCCACGGAACCCCTGCCACCCCTTCCGACGAGCTGGTGTTGA